In Flavobacterium sp. GSB-24, the genomic window ATAACCAAAGGAAAAATAAAGATTTATCGTCAAGGCGAAGATGGCGGCGAATTCCTAATGTATTATTTACAACCTGGCCAAGCCTGCGCCATTTCTATGATCTGCACCGCAAAAAGTGAGAAAAGCCAGATTATGGCGAAAGTTGTAGAAGACGTTTCTGTAATGATGATTCCGCTGCAGTTAATGGACAAATGGATGATGGAACACAGAAGCTGGTACGAATTTGTAATTGAAACCTATAGAAGCCGTTTTGAAGAAGTGCTGGAAGTGGTTGATAATATCGCTTTCCGTTCTATGGACGAACGTTTGGAATTTTACCTAAAAAGACATTCTGATGCCTGCGGCTGTTCTGAAGTCAATCTTTCACACCAAGAAATCGCAACCGAATTAAATACGTCGCGCGAAGTGATTTCTCGATTATTAAAAAAAATGGAACAACGCGGTCTGGTGAAACTAAACCGAAACCAGATTGAGTTATTAAACCCT contains:
- a CDS encoding Crp/Fnr family transcriptional regulator; this translates as MQNSLKTIFPSFSNELIATIEENGSLQDFEAGTILMRMGQYIKNTALITKGKIKIYRQGEDGGEFLMYYLQPGQACAISMICTAKSEKSQIMAKVVEDVSVMMIPLQLMDKWMMEHRSWYEFVIETYRSRFEEVLEVVDNIAFRSMDERLEFYLKRHSDACGCSEVNLSHQEIATELNTSREVISRLLKKMEQRGLVKLNRNQIELLNPNFTN